A stretch of Lagopus muta isolate bLagMut1 chromosome 9, bLagMut1 primary, whole genome shotgun sequence DNA encodes these proteins:
- the RAP2B gene encoding ras-related protein Rap-2b, with protein sequence MREYKVVVLGSGGVGKSALTVQFVTGSFIEKYDPTIEDFYRKEIEVDSSPSVLEILDTAGTEQFASMRDLYIKNGQGFILVYSLVNQQSFQDIKPMRDQIIRVKRYERVPMILVGNKVDLEGEREVSFGEGKALAEEWSCPFMETSAKHKASVDELFAEIVRQMNYAAQPGGDEPCCAACAIL encoded by the coding sequence ATGCGGGAGTACAaggtggtggtgctgggctCGGGCGGCGTGGGCAAGTCCGCCCTCACCGTGCAGTTCGTCACCGGCTCGTTCATCGAGAAGTACGACCCCACCATCGAGGACTTCTACCGCAAGGAGATCGAGGTGGACTCCTCGCCGTCCGTGCTGGAGATCCTGGACACGGCGGGCACCGAGCAGTTCGCCTCCATGCGGGACCTCTACATCAAGAACGGGCAGGGCTTCATCCTGGTGTACAGCCTGGTGAACCAGCAGAGCTTCCAGGACATAAAGCCCATGCGGGACCAGATCATCCGCGTCAAGCGGTACGAGCGGGTGCCCATGATCCTGGTGGGCAACAAGGTGGACCTGGAGGGCGAGCGGGAGGTGTCCTTCGGGGAGGGCAAGGCGCTGGCCGAGGAGTGGAGCTGCCCCTTCATGGAGACCTCGGCCAAGCACAAAGCCTCGGTGGACGAGCTGTTCGCCGAGATCGTCCGCCAGATGAACTACGCCGCGCAGCCCGGCGGGGACGAGCCCTGCTGCGCCGCCTGCGCCATCCTCTGA